In the genome of Shewanella glacialimarina, one region contains:
- a CDS encoding ADP-ribosylglycohydrolase family protein, with protein MDHNPSQLLRVTWALKTSFIADALAMPVHWYYQPIEIERAFTGGIQRFEAAPEFHPSSIMSLHSKHKGGRQSNDRSSKGHAAHDQPPQVIGDIILKDKAQFWDKPNVHYHQGMLAGENTLNAHCARVLMRTLAHSPQRYDRQAFVNAYIDFMTMTPATHPDTYAESYHRGFFANLAQGRKPENCGMITHDTASIGALVTIAPLVFSERLKGISEAEIKITCRAHLALTHPDESLMQVCDSYVQLLCGLLDGPDEAGAEALLLEASIGLTSTNLASLLKRNMPDNQVVGQVFSRACYISDSWPIVLYLACKYQHDPWQALRVNTNLGGDNVHRGIVLGTLLGLQSDTVATSWFEQLVDQKLIADEIEKLISVASVPKP; from the coding sequence ATGGATCACAACCCTTCTCAGCTACTTCGCGTTACCTGGGCACTTAAAACAAGCTTTATTGCTGATGCTTTGGCCATGCCGGTGCATTGGTATTATCAACCAATAGAAATAGAGCGTGCTTTTACGGGTGGTATTCAGCGCTTTGAAGCCGCACCTGAGTTTCATCCTTCATCTATTATGTCGTTGCACTCTAAACACAAAGGAGGGCGACAATCCAATGATAGGTCGTCTAAGGGACATGCCGCTCACGATCAGCCGCCGCAAGTGATAGGCGATATAATTTTAAAAGATAAGGCGCAGTTTTGGGACAAACCGAATGTGCATTATCATCAAGGCATGCTGGCGGGTGAAAACACCCTTAACGCCCATTGCGCTCGTGTGCTGATGCGCACCCTGGCGCATTCGCCACAACGCTACGATCGACAAGCATTTGTTAATGCCTACATTGACTTTATGACAATGACTCCCGCCACTCATCCCGATACTTATGCAGAGTCCTACCACAGAGGATTTTTTGCTAACTTGGCGCAGGGACGCAAGCCTGAAAATTGTGGGATGATAACTCACGACACCGCATCCATAGGTGCATTGGTAACCATAGCGCCCTTGGTTTTTTCAGAACGACTTAAAGGCATAAGCGAAGCCGAAATAAAGATTACCTGCCGAGCGCATCTGGCATTGACCCATCCTGATGAATCTTTAATGCAGGTATGTGATAGCTACGTGCAACTCTTGTGTGGTCTGTTGGATGGCCCGGATGAGGCCGGCGCTGAAGCACTTTTACTTGAAGCAAGTATAGGCCTAACCAGTACTAATTTAGCCAGTCTGTTAAAACGTAACATGCCCGACAATCAGGTCGTCGGCCAAGTGTTTTCAAGGGCATGTTATATTTCAGATTCCTGGCCCATAGTCTTGTATCTGGCCTGTAAATACCAACATGATCCTTGGCAAGCACTGCGAGTGAATACTAACTTAGGCGGCGACAACGTACATCGCGGCATAGTGCTGGGAACCTTGCTTGGATTGCAAAGCGATACTGTGGCCACCAGCTGGTTTGAACAACTGGTAGACCAAAAATTGATTGCTGACGAAATTGAGAAACTTATCAGCGTGGCAAGCGTTCCCAAACCGTAA
- a CDS encoding DUF3466 family protein, whose amino-acid sequence MKLKLDRALSLVAIGVLSVIGSTQAASVYEIVNLDEVTYDLRGTLTGTRSGYALGVDNNDELVGISKGKKKLSTEDIEGGIIDVEDGIAPAEQITYSIYKPIEANNFTFTAAANAAEAWKPAFFSIAGTTAPGTLDAEGEQVVNSVDSYFYGMNSSGVKVGSFSAPEQQIPYEGTIADQEYWYIREFELRGVAVNSINSPATELSLVPPYTTFTREESGDKPAATVELGGWSSASAVNENNIATGYGSTELASFSKDRVNLCIDNFNPDADNPSPVDVCVQADQYPINNRRNIQYQTRALVWDLNNIDAEGKPLVTELPLGLTPGESTFVFTAQGLGINSQADVVGRSHVYRNGDTNNLRQDAAFWKKDANGVYQYNWVDFKDNDILASMSYDINDDGLMVGSYQKYIGGYLRSKFFIFDTNNTTELPVTPDDFNIGLSDLSSKAKDINNKGQVVGQIEVTYDKEKPRPKAGFLYNHADKEFLNINNLLVCESKGYESSGDSWARKKITIQDGTGEELTYDSEFYVVEANSINEDGTIVGTAFIRKPQYQFDLLGNLIINEENGLPYFALDGNGNPVTSYLPRMVVLKPTSGEACSYTDVPEEKPYVRQGAASLAWLFALPLLWLRRRKVKLAK is encoded by the coding sequence ATGAAGTTAAAGTTAGACAGAGCCTTATCATTGGTTGCTATTGGTGTATTAAGCGTTATTGGCAGTACACAAGCAGCTTCTGTATATGAAATTGTTAATTTAGATGAAGTGACTTACGATTTACGCGGTACGCTCACAGGCACTCGTTCAGGTTATGCGTTAGGTGTTGATAATAACGACGAATTAGTCGGTATTTCTAAGGGCAAAAAGAAGCTCAGCACTGAAGATATTGAAGGCGGCATCATAGATGTTGAAGATGGTATAGCACCAGCCGAACAAATTACTTATTCAATTTATAAACCAATTGAGGCAAATAACTTTACCTTTACTGCTGCTGCCAATGCTGCTGAAGCATGGAAACCTGCTTTTTTTAGCATCGCAGGTACGACTGCTCCCGGCACGTTAGATGCGGAAGGCGAGCAAGTCGTCAATTCAGTGGATAGCTATTTTTACGGCATGAATAGCAGCGGTGTTAAAGTTGGATCCTTTAGTGCGCCAGAACAACAAATACCTTATGAAGGTACAATAGCAGATCAAGAATATTGGTATATTCGTGAGTTTGAGCTGCGTGGTGTGGCGGTGAACTCCATTAACAGTCCTGCTACTGAACTGTCTTTGGTGCCTCCTTATACCACCTTTACGCGTGAAGAGAGCGGTGACAAACCCGCCGCAACTGTTGAGTTAGGCGGTTGGTCATCGGCGTCAGCGGTTAATGAAAATAATATTGCAACGGGTTACGGCAGCACTGAGCTGGCTTCATTCAGTAAAGACCGAGTCAACCTTTGTATTGATAATTTCAATCCAGATGCAGATAATCCATCACCTGTTGATGTTTGTGTTCAAGCAGATCAATACCCTATTAATAACCGTCGTAACATTCAATATCAAACCCGTGCCCTTGTGTGGGATTTAAATAATATTGATGCTGAAGGTAAGCCTTTAGTTACTGAATTACCTTTGGGGTTAACTCCAGGCGAGTCAACTTTTGTATTTACTGCCCAAGGTCTAGGTATTAATAGTCAAGCAGATGTTGTTGGACGCTCCCATGTTTATCGCAATGGGGATACTAATAATTTACGTCAAGATGCTGCTTTTTGGAAAAAAGATGCAAATGGTGTGTATCAATATAATTGGGTTGATTTTAAAGATAACGATATTTTAGCCTCAATGTCATATGATATAAATGATGATGGTTTAATGGTTGGTAGTTACCAAAAGTACATCGGCGGCTATCTACGTAGTAAGTTTTTCATTTTTGACACTAATAACACAACAGAGTTACCCGTCACTCCTGATGATTTTAATATAGGACTTTCAGATCTTAGTAGCAAAGCGAAAGACATTAATAATAAAGGTCAAGTAGTGGGTCAAATTGAAGTGACTTACGATAAAGAAAAACCTAGACCAAAAGCGGGTTTCTTATATAATCACGCAGACAAAGAATTTTTAAACATTAACAATCTTTTGGTTTGTGAATCAAAAGGTTATGAGTCTTCTGGTGATTCGTGGGCTCGTAAGAAAATCACTATTCAAGATGGTACAGGAGAAGAGTTAACTTACGATTCAGAATTTTATGTCGTTGAAGCTAATAGTATTAATGAAGATGGTACTATTGTGGGTACCGCATTTATTAGAAAACCACAGTATCAATTTGATCTTCTGGGCAACTTAATCATCAATGAAGAAAACGGCCTACCTTATTTTGCGTTAGATGGGAATGGTAATCCGGTTACATCTTATCTTCCTCGTATGGTGGTGTTAAAACCGACTAGCGGTGAAGCGTGTAGTTACACTGATGTACCAGAAGAAAAACCTTATGTGCGTCAAGGTGCAGCAAGTTTGGCATGGTTATTTGCGCTGCCACTATTATGGTTAAGACGACGCAAAGTCAAATTAGCTAAGTAA
- a CDS encoding S16 family serine protease translates to MNLTLLPSAKLAPQFHVPKEVPSTFYPSHLLLGQDRVVDSFKLMNKVSGQNLFLADFPGVDRVDFIEALCTQADTPADQYLVATKSTEDLQPVKFKWQPQRPPENVGTIAKQQSLFCYLQGPIRRNDLIGKMQKTDKNSQYKAGALASNHFVFICLQSIWKREGLWELLLQILSDGEYRINQDLAPIPLNCKIILVGSGISFSHLQSEDRLFSQHFPILAEISYELDLTKHSETQYVQWLATLANKQGVVLETSSILPLLWYSSRLIEHQQRLSLNMIGMRSLMLQAKAFIPSLPSNKQGNGINSNAVAKALQQLKFRHNSSEIYSAQSFDDNFINLPTEGAMVGQINALTVIDTSDYSYGEPARITASVHYGDGEIADIERKSELGGNIHTKGMMILSSCLYRIFGRDAPLHLNANIVFEQSYQEIDGDSASLAEYCCLMSAIAEHPILQSLAITGALDQFGNVQAIGGVNEKIEGFFNLCSRRGLTGDQGVIIPKANILQLNLEPEVIAAIAEEKFHIYAIEHMDQAVELLMTIPAGVANEDNDFPPETLYGMVQQRLDRLAGHGDEVELNFFAKILAKLGII, encoded by the coding sequence ATGAATCTAACATTGCTTCCTAGTGCCAAACTGGCACCACAATTTCATGTACCTAAAGAGGTACCGAGTACTTTTTATCCAAGTCACTTATTGCTGGGTCAGGATAGAGTTGTTGATAGCTTTAAATTAATGAATAAAGTGAGCGGGCAAAATCTGTTTCTAGCTGATTTCCCAGGTGTGGACCGTGTAGATTTTATTGAAGCATTATGTACACAGGCTGATACTCCTGCGGATCAATATCTAGTTGCAACAAAATCAACAGAAGATCTCCAGCCGGTTAAATTTAAATGGCAGCCGCAGCGTCCCCCTGAAAATGTTGGCACAATCGCTAAACAACAATCATTGTTTTGTTATTTACAAGGTCCTATAAGACGTAATGACCTGATTGGAAAAATGCAAAAGACCGATAAAAATAGTCAATATAAAGCAGGGGCATTAGCATCTAATCATTTTGTGTTTATTTGTTTGCAGTCAATTTGGAAACGCGAAGGTCTATGGGAGTTGTTGTTACAAATTCTCTCTGATGGTGAGTATCGTATTAATCAAGATTTAGCCCCTATTCCATTAAACTGCAAAATTATACTAGTGGGCTCGGGTATCTCTTTTAGTCACTTACAAAGTGAAGACAGATTATTTAGTCAGCATTTTCCAATATTAGCTGAAATCAGTTATGAGTTAGATTTAACCAAACATTCAGAAACGCAATATGTGCAGTGGTTAGCGACATTAGCCAATAAACAAGGCGTAGTGCTTGAAACATCAAGCATATTACCGTTACTTTGGTACAGTTCTAGACTCATTGAGCATCAACAAAGATTAAGTCTGAACATGATAGGCATGCGATCTTTAATGCTTCAAGCTAAGGCTTTTATTCCTAGCCTGCCAAGTAACAAACAGGGTAATGGTATAAACAGTAATGCTGTGGCTAAAGCTTTACAGCAACTCAAGTTTCGTCACAATAGTTCAGAAATTTATTCAGCCCAAAGTTTTGATGATAACTTTATTAACCTCCCTACCGAAGGGGCTATGGTTGGGCAAATCAATGCATTAACGGTTATCGATACGAGCGACTACTCATATGGAGAACCTGCCCGTATTACGGCATCAGTTCATTATGGTGATGGAGAAATTGCGGATATTGAAAGAAAATCTGAGCTTGGAGGCAATATTCATACAAAAGGCATGATGATACTTTCGTCCTGTTTGTATCGCATATTTGGCCGTGATGCGCCGCTTCATTTAAATGCCAATATTGTATTTGAGCAATCTTATCAAGAAATTGATGGTGACAGTGCTTCATTAGCGGAGTACTGCTGCTTAATGTCTGCCATTGCAGAACACCCGATTTTACAATCTTTAGCTATCACAGGTGCATTAGACCAATTTGGTAATGTACAAGCTATCGGCGGCGTGAATGAGAAAATTGAAGGTTTCTTTAATTTATGTTCTCGCCGAGGTTTAACTGGTGATCAAGGTGTCATTATTCCTAAAGCGAATATTTTGCAATTAAACCTTGAACCTGAAGTGATAGCTGCCATTGCCGAGGAAAAGTTTCATATTTACGCCATTGAGCACATGGATCAAGCTGTTGAATTATTGATGACTATCCCTGCCGGTGTAGCAAATGAAGATAATGATTTTCCACCAGAAACCTTATACGGCATGGTACAACAACGACTCGATCGTCTTGCAGGGCACGGAGACGAGGTCGAACTTAACTTTTTTGCAAAAATATTAGCAAAATTAGGCATTATTTAG
- the fabA gene encoding bifunctional 3-hydroxydecanoyl-ACP dehydratase/trans-2-decenoyl-ACP isomerase yields MERANSFTKEQLIACGHGNLLGPNRPRLPVDNMLMMDRIVTINDNGGEFGKGEIVAELDINPDLWFFDCHFITDPVMPGCLGLDAMWQLVGFYLGWEGADGKGRALGVGEVKFTGQVLPDAKKVTYRLNIKRTIHRKLVMGIADATLEVDGRQIYSAKDLKVGVFSDTSTF; encoded by the coding sequence ATGGAAAGAGCAAACAGTTTTACCAAGGAACAACTAATCGCATGTGGTCACGGCAATCTACTCGGTCCTAATCGCCCACGTTTACCTGTAGACAACATGTTAATGATGGATCGCATTGTCACTATTAATGATAATGGCGGTGAATTTGGTAAAGGCGAGATCGTTGCTGAACTCGATATCAATCCAGACTTATGGTTTTTTGATTGCCATTTTATCACTGACCCTGTTATGCCAGGTTGCTTAGGCTTAGATGCTATGTGGCAATTAGTTGGATTTTACTTGGGCTGGGAAGGCGCTGATGGTAAAGGCCGTGCATTAGGCGTCGGTGAAGTGAAATTTACAGGACAAGTTTTACCTGATGCAAAAAAAGTGACCTACAGACTTAATATTAAACGTACTATTCATCGCAAATTGGTTATGGGTATTGCAGATGCCACATTAGAAGTGGATGGTCGTCAAATCTATTCAGCGAAAGACTTAAAAGTGGGTGTGTTTAGCGACACTTCTACTTTCTAA
- the ovoA gene encoding 5-histidylcysteine sulfoxide synthase, producing the protein MTLPIQNAQEMAKRSATFVEPGALRRTPKLSSGSVDDKRKEIALYFTNTFDTYSQLFDCLRDDAGFYQKPIPLRHPLIFYLGHTATFFINKLLLANLIPDRINPHMESIFAVGVDEMSWDDLSEDSYDWPSVAAVKDYRAKVRATVLTLIDTLDLVLPIDWENTWWPIVMGIEHERIHLETSSVLIRQHELAKIKSLPQWPACKETGQAPKNKLISVAAGSVNLGKSFDSDVYGWDNEYGQHQAEVAEFTASQYLVSNQEFLEFVEAGGYEQNSFWSDEGLAWRQFTEAKHPAFWRWHNGWRLRLMTEEIDMAWNWPAEVNYHEAKAFCEWKTVDTGQQIRMPTEDEWYRLCAEAGVEELGNSKADANLHLDHFASCCPVTRYQHGHWFDVVGNVWQWTETPIYPFDNFKVHPLYDDFTTPTFDGKHNLIKGGSWISSGNEARLSARYAFRHHFFQHAGFRYIASSVEASSPKAYYESNQLLSEYAEFHFGDTWYGVDNFPKALADIALEAMKGKPTVKALDLGCACGRASFELARQFDEVDGIDFSANFTRLAAQMAQQGAVRYARAEEGELVSYHTRTLQELGLQAYANRVAFHQGDACNLKPQFTSYDLVLAANLIDRLYQPSRFLADMAQRINDGGLLIIASPYTWLEEHTPKEEWIGGFKKDGENYSTLDGLKDQLSSHFKLVGEPRKVPFVIRETQHKFQHTLSELTVWERLPR; encoded by the coding sequence ATGACCTTACCTATACAAAACGCTCAAGAAATGGCTAAACGATCCGCAACGTTCGTTGAACCTGGTGCATTGCGCAGAACCCCTAAACTCAGCAGTGGCAGTGTGGATGACAAGCGCAAAGAAATCGCGCTTTACTTCACTAATACCTTCGATACCTATTCGCAACTGTTTGATTGTTTGCGCGACGATGCTGGTTTTTATCAAAAACCTATCCCCTTGCGCCACCCGCTTATTTTCTATCTTGGGCATACGGCCACTTTTTTCATCAACAAGCTACTATTAGCAAATCTGATCCCCGATAGGATAAATCCTCATATGGAGTCAATTTTCGCTGTGGGTGTTGATGAAATGAGCTGGGATGATTTGTCCGAGGACAGTTATGACTGGCCCAGTGTTGCTGCGGTAAAAGACTACCGCGCTAAAGTACGTGCCACAGTATTAACATTAATTGATACCTTGGACCTTGTGCTACCCATTGATTGGGAAAATACCTGGTGGCCTATCGTCATGGGTATTGAGCACGAGCGTATTCACCTTGAGACGTCGTCGGTACTCATTCGCCAGCATGAACTGGCCAAAATCAAGTCATTACCTCAATGGCCTGCTTGCAAAGAGACTGGCCAGGCGCCAAAAAATAAATTGATAAGCGTCGCTGCCGGCTCTGTTAATCTTGGAAAATCCTTTGATAGTGATGTCTATGGCTGGGATAACGAATATGGCCAACATCAGGCAGAGGTCGCTGAATTTACAGCCAGCCAATATTTAGTCAGCAATCAGGAGTTTCTCGAGTTTGTTGAGGCCGGTGGTTATGAGCAAAATAGTTTCTGGAGCGATGAAGGCCTGGCTTGGCGACAATTTACTGAGGCGAAACATCCAGCATTTTGGCGTTGGCACAATGGCTGGCGTTTACGCCTGATGACCGAAGAAATTGATATGGCCTGGAACTGGCCTGCGGAAGTTAACTACCATGAAGCGAAAGCGTTTTGTGAATGGAAAACAGTAGATACTGGGCAACAGATCCGCATGCCAACGGAAGACGAATGGTATCGCTTATGTGCAGAAGCGGGCGTCGAAGAGCTAGGTAATAGTAAGGCCGATGCTAACTTGCATCTTGACCATTTTGCCTCATGCTGCCCGGTAACGCGCTATCAACATGGTCATTGGTTTGATGTGGTGGGCAATGTGTGGCAATGGACTGAAACGCCTATTTACCCGTTCGATAACTTTAAAGTACACCCACTGTATGACGATTTCACCACGCCAACTTTTGATGGTAAACACAATCTAATCAAAGGCGGATCATGGATTTCAAGTGGTAACGAAGCACGCCTTAGTGCACGTTATGCGTTTAGGCATCACTTCTTTCAGCACGCAGGATTTCGCTATATTGCCTCTAGTGTTGAAGCGTCTTCTCCTAAGGCTTATTACGAAAGTAATCAATTATTGTCAGAATACGCAGAGTTTCACTTTGGTGACACCTGGTATGGCGTAGATAATTTCCCTAAAGCCTTAGCTGATATTGCACTTGAGGCAATGAAGGGTAAGCCCACAGTCAAAGCCCTTGACTTAGGCTGTGCGTGTGGTCGAGCAAGTTTTGAGTTGGCCCGTCAATTTGATGAAGTAGACGGTATTGATTTCTCAGCAAACTTTACCCGTCTAGCGGCTCAAATGGCGCAGCAAGGTGCAGTGCGTTACGCCCGTGCTGAAGAAGGCGAATTAGTGAGCTATCATACTCGTACCTTGCAAGAATTAGGGTTGCAAGCTTATGCAAACCGCGTAGCATTTCATCAAGGCGACGCCTGTAACCTCAAACCCCAATTCACTTCTTATGATTTAGTACTGGCAGCAAATTTAATTGATAGGCTCTACCAGCCGAGCCGTTTTTTGGCGGATATGGCACAGCGTATCAATGACGGTGGCTTGCTGATTATTGCATCGCCTTACACTTGGCTGGAAGAACATACACCCAAGGAAGAGTGGATAGGGGGTTTCAAAAAAGATGGCGAAAACTACAGCACATTAGATGGCTTGAAAGATCAATTATCAAGCCACTTTAAGCTAGTAGGTGAGCCGCGAAAAGTCCCGTTTGTGATCCGTGAAACTCAGCACAAGTTTCAGCATACCTTGTCTGAACTTACGGTTTGGGAACGCTTGCCACGCTGA
- the rmf gene encoding ribosome modulation factor: MKRQKRDRLDRAFSKGFQAGIGGRSKELCPYAGLDPRSQWLGGWREGIDGRLNGLFNK; the protein is encoded by the coding sequence ATGAAAAGACAAAAAAGAGATCGTTTAGATAGGGCTTTTTCAAAAGGGTTTCAAGCAGGGATAGGAGGACGCTCTAAGGAATTGTGTCCCTATGCTGGTTTAGACCCTCGGTCGCAATGGCTTGGCGGTTGGCGTGAGGGCATTGATGGCAGGTTGAATGGGCTGTTTAATAAATGA
- a CDS encoding GGDEF domain-containing protein: MNSLAQAPILIGLILLLLSLRPTLSISRLPTEQQLGWRILLGLVFAFIVGYLGYLYMLSDHRATKLEIVVALVFCGGGGFVFIITRMSEKTIHLLVEQANRHLHQAHHDPLTRLPNRIVFYKKLSQIIQDNHIFCCLILDLNDFKKINDTHGHECGDKVLISVAERIRSCLPENAVVARLGGDELGVLLLGSFTSHGQVFVEQLHQLIGQPINYEQHIIHVGVSIGIAEYPRHGSNRKHLLNHADIAMYQAKRNKKIYCLYETHFSPANKNVSD, translated from the coding sequence ATGAATAGCCTAGCCCAAGCCCCTATTCTTATAGGTCTAATACTCTTACTGCTATCTCTAAGACCTACATTGTCGATTAGCCGTTTACCCACAGAACAGCAGCTAGGGTGGCGTATTTTACTCGGGCTAGTTTTTGCTTTTATCGTCGGTTACCTCGGTTATCTCTACATGTTAAGCGATCACCGAGCGACCAAATTGGAAATAGTGGTGGCATTAGTCTTTTGTGGCGGAGGGGGCTTTGTTTTTATTATTACTCGCATGAGTGAAAAAACCATTCATTTACTTGTCGAACAAGCTAATAGACATTTACACCAGGCACATCACGATCCCTTGACTCGCTTACCCAATCGGATCGTATTTTATAAAAAACTTTCACAAATAATCCAAGACAATCATATATTTTGCTGCTTAATACTCGACTTAAATGATTTTAAAAAGATCAATGATACTCATGGGCACGAGTGCGGTGACAAAGTATTAATATCTGTCGCTGAACGCATTCGTAGCTGCTTACCAGAAAATGCTGTCGTAGCAAGGCTTGGGGGAGATGAATTGGGAGTGTTATTACTTGGCAGCTTTACTAGTCATGGTCAGGTCTTTGTTGAGCAGCTGCACCAGCTCATTGGCCAACCAATAAATTATGAACAGCACATTATTCATGTTGGGGTAAGCATAGGTATTGCTGAATACCCACGCCATGGTTCCAATCGTAAACATTTACTCAACCATGCTGATATTGCCATGTATCAAGCTAAGCGTAACAAAAAAATATATTGCCTCTATGAAACGCATTTTTCACCGGCAAATAAAAATGTCTCAGATTGA
- a CDS encoding MalY/PatB family protein → MNFSDKPDRTSSKAHKWEKYKGTDILPMWIADTEFRCAEPILSALHQRIDDGLFGYTSPAHDTDACEAVVAWCQRQYNWKIDPSWLVWTPGVVPAFNVAIQAYCQAGDTIIVQTPNYPPILAAPAINHLNRTCIGSIEVEGRWTLDFNALEAAAADPKASLFIMCNPMNPLGTVLNQAELDTIAAICTKHGVMLCSDEIHCDLILDDVPHLPASAHPELAEHSVTLMAASKTFNIAGLGTSFAIIPNEKLRAAFNHAARGRLPSVTVTGLTATNAAFRHCDDWHQQQLAYLIENRDYLVTEVNKIEGLKAISPAATFLLWVDASGLQVNDTQAWCEAKGVGPSAGRDFGDKDYFRLNFGCSRDYLVEAIKKLQGGVV, encoded by the coding sequence ATGAACTTCAGTGATAAACCTGACCGCACATCGTCAAAAGCCCATAAATGGGAAAAATATAAAGGTACCGATATACTGCCTATGTGGATCGCTGATACTGAGTTTCGCTGTGCTGAGCCTATTTTGTCTGCCTTACATCAGCGAATTGATGATGGCCTGTTCGGATATACCTCACCGGCTCACGATACCGATGCCTGTGAGGCCGTTGTGGCGTGGTGCCAACGTCAGTATAACTGGAAGATTGATCCTAGTTGGCTAGTCTGGACTCCGGGTGTGGTGCCGGCTTTTAATGTGGCTATACAAGCATATTGCCAAGCAGGGGATACGATTATCGTACAAACACCCAATTATCCTCCTATATTGGCAGCACCTGCAATTAATCATCTCAACCGAACCTGTATAGGCTCGATAGAAGTGGAAGGTCGCTGGACACTTGACTTTAATGCCTTAGAAGCGGCTGCCGCGGATCCTAAAGCCAGCTTATTTATTATGTGTAATCCAATGAATCCGCTTGGTACAGTCTTAAATCAAGCCGAACTAGACACAATTGCAGCAATATGCACAAAGCATGGCGTCATGCTGTGCTCGGATGAAATACACTGCGATTTAATTTTAGATGACGTGCCACATTTGCCCGCCAGTGCGCACCCAGAGTTAGCTGAGCATTCAGTGACATTAATGGCTGCGAGTAAAACCTTTAATATCGCGGGATTAGGTACCTCTTTTGCTATTATTCCCAACGAAAAATTAAGAGCAGCCTTCAACCATGCTGCCCGCGGCAGGTTACCATCGGTAACCGTCACAGGGCTTACCGCTACTAATGCAGCCTTCAGGCATTGCGATGACTGGCATCAACAACAGCTGGCTTATTTGATAGAAAATCGCGATTATTTAGTGACTGAAGTCAACAAAATTGAAGGGTTAAAAGCTATATCACCCGCGGCGACTTTTTTACTCTGGGTTGATGCGAGCGGTTTGCAAGTCAACGATACGCAAGCCTGGTGTGAAGCCAAAGGTGTTGGTCCATCAGCGGGCAGAGACTTTGGTGATAAAGACTATTTTCGATTGAACTTCGGTTGCTCACGAGATTATTTAGTCGAAGCAATTAAAAAACTGCAGGGCGGAGTCGTTTAA